Proteins encoded together in one Amphiprion ocellaris isolate individual 3 ecotype Okinawa chromosome 14, ASM2253959v1, whole genome shotgun sequence window:
- the ovca2 gene encoding esterase OVCA2, whose product MAPLRVLCVHGYRQNGASFRDKTGALRKLLKKQVELVYVTAPLKVEHDRNGEVPMKENDSVPGSGGDEDSRGWWFSDTQARSFSAQQQCEESLGLDESVATVREAVKAQGPFDGILGFSQGAAFVAMLCSLQEQKAEPEFNFRFAILVAGFRSACREHQNFYSAPLQMPSLHVFGLEDRVIPDNMSRELLPSFQDPQVLIHPGGHFVPAASAHRQTYQDFLKRFQ is encoded by the exons ATGGCGCCGCTCCGGGTCCTGTGTGTTCACGGTTACCGGCAGAACGGAGCCTCGTTCCGGGACAAGACCGGAGCTCTGCGGAAGCTGTTGAAGAAACAAGTGGAGCTGGTTTACGTGACTGCACCGCTCAAAGTGGAGCACGACAGAAACGGAG AAGTTCCAATGAAGGAGAATGATTCAGTTCCTGGATCTGGAGGCGACGAGGACTCCAGAGGCTGGTGGTTTTCCGACACTCAGGCTCGGAGCTTCAGCGCTCAGCAGCAGTGTGAGGAAAGCCTGGGGCTCGATGAGAGCGTGGCGACTGTAAGGGAAGCTGTGAAGGCCCAGGGTCCATTTGACGGCATCCTGGGCTTCAGTCAGGGAGCTGCTTTTGTGGCCATGCTGTGCTCTCTTCAGGAGCAAAAAGCGGAGCCAGAGTTCAACTTCCGCTTTGCCATCCTGGTCGCCGGTTTCCGCAGTGCGTGTCGGGAACATCAAAACTTCTACAGCGCTCCCCTCCAGATGCCCTCGCTGCATGTGTTCGGCCTGGAGGACAGAGTCATCCCCGACAACATGAGCAGGGAGCTCCTCCCCTCCTTCCAAGACCCTCAGGTCCTCATACATCCTGGTGGCCATTTTGTTCCCGCTGCATCTGCCCACAGGCAAACATACCAGGACTTCCTCAAGAGGTTCCAGTGA